In Phreatobacter cathodiphilus, the genomic window GTGCTGCTCGAACTCGCTGCCGCCGCCGACCCCGACGGTGACGCGGCCCGAGAGGATGGCGGCCAGCGCCTCGCCGCCGCCGGAATGGGCGATGTAGTTCACCTTGGAGCCGTCGGCGCCCGCGAGCCCGGCGAACATCGCCGCCGTAATGTGGTCGACGCCGCCGGCGGATCCGCCGCCCCAACTGACCTTGCCGACGTCCGCCTTCAGGGCGGCGGCGAGGTCCTGCACCGACTTGATCGGCGAGTTCTGCGCCACGACCAGAGCCTGCCATTCGCCCGTGAGGCGCGCGATCGGCGTCACCGCGTCGAGCGTCACGGGCGCCTTGTTCATCAGGATGGCGCCGACCATCACGAAGCCCGAGACCATCAGCGCCGTCGGGTCGCCACGCGCGCCGTTGACGAACTGGGCGATGCCGATGGTCCCGCCGGCGCCGGCGACGTTGGTCACCTGGGCGGAGCGGACGATGCGCTCCGACGTCAGCACCCCCTGCATGACGCGCGCCGTCTGGTCCCAGCCGCCGCCGGGTGCGGCGGGCGCCATGATCTTCACCTCGCCCGGCGCCTGGGCCCGGGCCGATCCGCCGGCGGCGGTGGCGAGAATGGCGGTGCCGAGGGCGACGGCCTCGCGCCGGGTCAATGCGGTCATGGTCGTCCTCCCGAGACGTTGCGCCGACTGTCGCATTGCGGCGGCACGGCCGCCATAGCGAGGACTGCGGATGCCACCTCCGAGCGGCGGTCGGCCACCTCGCGGATTTGTGTGCCGGGACGCCTGTGATAAGCGCTAGCGGCAACCCATCTCGACGGCGCGCGCGCCGCCGGACAGCAGCCAGGGATGATCGCCATGACCTTCGACGTCGACCTCTTCGTGATCGGTGGCGGCTCGGGTGGCGTACGTGCCGCGCGGATCGCCGCGACCCACGGCGCCAAGGTGATGCTGGCCGAGGAATACCGGATGGGCGGCACCTGCGTGATCCGCGGCTGCGTGCCGAAGAAGCTGATGGTCTATGCCTCGCAGTACCACGAGCATTTCGAGGACGCCGCCGGCTTCGGTTGGACGGTGGGGCCAGCCACCTTCGACTGGCCGACCTTCCTCGCCGCCAAGGACAAGGAGATCGGCCGCCTGGAGGGCATCTACGGCGCCAATCTCGTCAAGGCCGGCGTCGAGATCGTCGCCCAGCGGGCCACCGTCGCCGGACACAATGCCGTGCGCCTCGCCGACGGCCGCACCGTCAACGCCCGAACCATCCTCATCGCCACCGGCGGCCGCCCCTCGACCGACGAGACCCTGCCGGGCCGCGAGCTCGCCATCTCCTCGAACGAGGTGTTCCACCTGCCCGAGCAGCCGAAGCGCATCGTCATCGCCGGTGGCGGCTACATTGCGGTGGAGTTCGCCGGCGTCTTCGCCGGGCTCGGCTCGGAGGTGACCCTCGTCTATCGCGGCTCCAAGATTCTGCGCG contains:
- a CDS encoding Bug family tripartite tricarboxylate transporter substrate binding protein; its protein translation is MTALTRREAVALGTAILATAAGGSARAQAPGEVKIMAPAAPGGGWDQTARVMQGVLTSERIVRSAQVTNVAGAGGTIGIAQFVNGARGDPTALMVSGFVMVGAILMNKAPVTLDAVTPIARLTGEWQALVVAQNSPIKSVQDLAAALKADVGKVSWGGGSAGGVDHITAAMFAGLAGADGSKVNYIAHSGGGEALAAILSGRVTVGVGGGSEFEQHVKGRRMRWIGLTAPQGTVGLPGPTLAEQGFKLELQNWRSVFAAPGISAAQRAGLAEVVEKMAKSKAWADQLAAKGWQDTYLAGEAFEGFLKEEIARVSGVLRQLGLVGA